Below is a genomic region from Raphanus sativus cultivar WK10039 chromosome 4, ASM80110v3, whole genome shotgun sequence.
taccatatatagtttatatataatataactaaaattatagttttactaaatttcaataaattttcatttaaaaaaataattttaaataaattaaataaatgattaattagctagttttaatttataattttaatttttttaaacgttCGGATCTGGATATCCGGGGATATTTGGATTTTAGTTTTGATATCTGGAATGTCTGAATCCGAATCCGGGTAACAATTACACCcgattaaaataattaaaaattaaaaatcattaaccaatcaaattataacaattttgtCAAGACTTTACTGGTGATTgataatgtaaataaaaatcgTGAGTtgtcaattaatatatagaaggATAACAAATTCATAATGCTTTCTAgagaaatttattttacttcTCAGTTACCTTTTATTTTTCTGTCATATAACATATGTGTTACTCTGATTCTAGAGAATTTATGTTACACGAATATGTCTTGTTGAAGTTAGATCATATTCTttatgtttcataataaattaaatgttgatttttttcttgctatacaaaactcaaaaaatatcacattagaatttcaatgcagattatatttacttttaatctaaaattaattgtaaactatattaattttataaataattatattcattTCAAATTCTATTGGTCAAATAAGCATAACTAATTACACCTTAAATACATTTCAGTCACATTTTTAATATGTgagaaaatgtcaaaatgacatttttagttagtttgaaaattttgaacCTTCTATCTTAAAACATGTCATTTTAGTTGAACGGTTGAGCACGTCTTTAAAAGAAACGACATAGCCAAATCAAATTAGTAGTTAGTACATActgataatatttattttagtcgATATATTTTCCATAACTATTTTAGTACATACTTAGCTACGttttatcataaaacaaaatcactAGAAATTTTctcatatctatatatttttggaaattagTATTATACAGAAAGATGAAAGAGCATTGACGATTTCATTGCAGAAAGTCATGGCATGCAGAAAATTAATCGTGCACGTAAAAGAATATCAAATATAAGTCTCAGTTTGCTAGGTATTGTATATGGTATTGAAATTTACTTCTCGACTTgcaaagaaaattatatttatttccaattaaataaaatataattggaGAAAAATCGATGAAAAACATCTCATATcggaaatataaaaattaatctactactatataaatGGTTATGGTCAATCCACTCattaccaattgattttaagttggaaatCTATAATTAATCCaaatctaacatggtatcatagCGATAAAATCAGTTGACCTAATTTACTACAACAACTACTACTATACCGATGTTGGGCCCTCTGTGGATGTTATTTTCACATTGTCCACTCTTCTAGATATCTGAGCGTGAGGGAAGATATTGATGAAAAATATCCCACatcgaaaatataaaaattaatctactactatataaaggaTTAGGGTCAATTCACTCTTTACTAATTAGTTTTAAGTCGGAAGCCTATAATCAACTCAAATCTAACAATAAACTCTAACCACAAGTTTATTCAAATGATTTGTATGGAGAActgaaaaataacaaataaagaTAAAGGAGTTTGATTATTCAAAATTTCTAATCAAGAAGATAAGATAACGAACAGACCATTTGTCTCTCTATACCTACGAGATAATTTAACGACGGAGGGCGACTTTGCCTTCTAAGCTTTTTGTATTTACTTTAATGAGCATGAGTATTGTTGGAGCTAAACCAAATAAAGACAATCAAGACAGACGAATGTTTGGACGACACGTTCAAAACGCTTCGATCATTTCCATTAATGAGACATAGATATGTCTTGTACTAGTCATAACActgtttaaaacaaaaatttaagaaCTTTTTATTCGTTGCACCGAAAAGAAAACGAAAAGTGTATTCTATTTAAAATGCACTTTCAgtaatcaatatttataaattctaaatcacTAATTGCTATTGTATTTTCTACACTAATCTAATATCCTGTGTTAATTACTGGAATTCATACATagaaaaacttatattttaaaattcaacatTATTcagttaaatatttatattatttttaaaaaattctttatgGAGAATATATTCAatctaatatttaaaaagaacTGGAGGgatttaaaatatagtaaatgtttatattattttggtttattgTGCAAGTTGTTATGAGCttttaaacatattatataatttcatttaaaattaagaGATTTATAATTTAACTAAGAAAATCCACCATAACATCTTAACATCACAAAATTATAAACTCAATAGTCCTAATAAAATTAGACATAAGTATACTTCAAATCATTATTCTATTAACATAGAAATTATCATCTTTTTTGAGAAATAGAAATTATCATCTTAACACAAACCATTTTAAAATCTCTTATATGTTATCAATTGAATCAAATAGCTAACAATGTGTAAGTTATAAAAAGTATAGACTCCAACTTATTGTCTAAACCTACCTAAGAAAAACCTTAAGGATTATAGTTTCAATCAATACCCTGTTTCTAGAGATGatataaaattcttaatttttaatcatGAAACATATGTAATTGATTTTAAtgtaataaaacatattttgacCAACTTATATGAAATATACATGTTTCATAAGAAAATCCGAAAAGCATAGTTAAAGGATATGATCgactatataaattttactattgTCAATcgataattaataaattaataacaattctacattgtaatatttaaactagattttgatccgcgctttggaagcgcagaatattttacgatgaaaaatttcattaataacttaacaaatattttgataactTTTGAAAAGtgtgtattttaatattttttgtatttaaatcagtgtttttaaattcaacccgattgtgattataccggttaatccggagatctgacaattcaatttaggtttttaaaatattcatattaaaaaattactaaaatccgagattaaccgattgaactgatggataaccgatatgtaatctaatttgatttaaattgtaatagtttcataatttgtaatcttataatccaaattttgaagtttattattttgaaatttatgaaattataacgtttttttacaaaattttaaagagaaaatgatagatataaaataactaagattaattattgtattgtttggaaacattgatagtcgtataaaaaatatattgtttttaaacattgatagtagtataaaaaataagtatattatttggaacatgaataatagtataaagaaaggaatattaatgatttaatgtaggtttaactataaagtataaatgtgtatttaatttaaaaacttacataataaatattaggtccaacaaaatatttcttaaaagttttaataagatagatagttGTAGTGATTTTTTTCCCTATCTCATTGGCTTTACAGTTGTACACAGAGATTTAAACACATTTTAAGCACACGCTATATAAGCACATAGAATCAGAGTAATGTTTAATAGATATAAATACTAGTAAGTGTCTAACTACTGCTTCacttttctctttctctctcccaAAATCcttgaacaagagagagagagagaaaggaagaaacACAGCGGATTTCTTTATCTTCTGTTCTTCGTTGACAATGTCGGGAAACAAGCAAGAAGAGGATCCTCGTATTAACGGAATCAAAACTAAGATCCGTGTCGTTCCAGATTTTCCCAAGAAaggtatcttcttcttcttcttctgctgttttttttgtttatggaagagctctgtttttgtttgtttgttacaTGCTTTGATTCGTCTGGTAGAAAATGTTGTTTGTCTTAAAActagttttcttgtttttaaacaaaaaaattgtcaaaaatagtTTTCTTGGTTGTTTTTTTACCGAAAATGCAGGTTTCTTCTTCTGAATTCTCTTTGCTTGCCGACAATAACATTTGATTTAGAATAATATTTTGGACTGGCCATGAACAGTGTTGTTGGTCTTgaatcttttttgtttgtttccgATGAAGTTGTAACTTGAGAAAACCAAGAAtcgtttctttttaaaaaaaaacaagagttaaggtaaaaaaaaagagagaagaattgTTACATAAGTATGAGTAAAAACGAATGTGAAGGGTAatgaaaaaggaagaaaattgCAGGAATAATGTTTCAAGACATAACAACAGTGCTGTTGGATCCCAAAGCCTTCAAAGATACAATTGATCTATTTGTTGAGAGATACAGAGACAAGAACATCTCAGTGGTTGCAGGTATTATCTCTAATTTATAATTCAtgatttcttttattaattttgtgaaCACTGATGTAGTGTAATTTTACGGTGGATTTACTGTTTAAAAGATTCGACCTAATTGAGTGAACTCGAATTTTTTATTGGTTTCAAGAAATCTAGGTTAATTTATCGGTTTAAAACAGTAAATAGTTTATTTTGGTGCGTCGTAATTAGTGGAGTTTTTGGATTCAAATGGTGATTAGTGGAATCTTTAACATGTAGTTTCCGGTCTAAAGGTTTCTTCTCATTGTAATTTGATGGAAAATACTTATTAATATACATCTAAATTAGGTAGCTCAAAGTTTGTTATTTGAAGTGGTTGTTCTAAATACTTAGTGCTCAACTAATTGttttgattaaaaactattgTTCTTGTTTTTGCATGTGGTTGTGTTTGatattattcaaattatattattttataaatataatattacatacCCTTTTTGACATcataatcatatattaattatgatatactATCAAAATTCGAAAGTGAGATACATATGGAAAGAGACAATATACCGTTCGTACTAACGTTTGCATTTTTACTGACGTACATACATGCACAGTTGTAAAAAGAATCATTTTTCAAGTGTAATgcaaattatcaaatattttcgTTAATATCGTTGCTTTGATCAAACTTTTGGTTGAGACAAGACtctcaaaaatataatctttgtGGGTGACTGAGTGATGGGATGAGATTGATTGCCTGGATCATTCTTCCTCCCAAatcatataaaagaaaagtttaTTTATCCCATATACTCTTCCACTTTTTTTAAAGCTTATAATTGTTTGATCTTGCCTGTGTGAAAAAGCGCAAGTGTTTGTTTGTGTGTGGTGGGTATTGTTTGGATAGATGGGTAGTTGAGTGATGGATGTAACCCTTTTTAAAAGAGTTGGCCCCAAAAGAACTTGATTTgggttttctttctttttccatcATCATTGTTTTGGCCAATTCTTtccttctctctttttctttatgCCTCTCTTCTTCTGTGTAGTGAAGTACAAAGATTATACTGTTACTGTTTAGTGGATGTGAAGTATGATGAAGTACATCATTtccttttactttttaaatctGTATACTTTTTTCAGTTGCCTTCTTTAATCAATAGAATTTTGTCTATACAGGTTTTAAACGAAAACGATTAAAGTAATACAAACTCATTTGATATATACCAAAATCTATCAGCGGAAAACCATGAGAACTCAATGCATGAATATGTAATGTTTCAACATTTCCATTAGGAATTTCTATTTGAATATTTTCATAAAACCGTGTTAAAGGATGTGCTTATATGTGCATAGCACATGGCTAGTAAGACATgacacaatcaacaaaaaaatacagtTGAATAATATTCAATcatttttgttgacaaaaaaatgtcagtgtataaaataagataaacaTCTATTGGGTTTGTTGTTGGGATATAGATAGCTTCACTACTTGTAACATTCGACCGTATCTTTCGCGTTAGTGCTATGGAATCTGTCGATTGGGTCTGTTGTTGGGACAGATTGTCATTCTTTCGCTTTTTCTTATATACTAATTTTATTAATGAGACTCCTATGACATCTTAATAACAGCACATATAATAACGTAGTTGAAATATTTATGCCACTTAATTAGACCTTCTTTGCTAAATGACATAACCATTATAACCACGTTTGTTGTCATTTCAGGAATAGAGGCTCGTGGATTCCTATTCGGTCCACCAATAGCGTTAGCCATTGGAGCAAAGTTCGTCCCTCTCCGTAAACCCAAGAAATTGCCAGGTACTCTAACTTCTTAAACTAATCAGAGTATATTTGTTTCAgacattttttttaacaaatagtTTATGGTTAAACGACGTAAAATGTTAATAGGTGAAACGATATTTGAAGAATACGAGTTGGAGTACGGGAATGACCGGCTAGAGATGCACGTAGGAGCCGTTGAGGCTGGAGACCGAGCTTTGGTAGTTGATGATCTAATTGCGACCGGTGGTACTCTTTGTGCTGCCATTAACTTGCTCGGTAAATTCACCATGcttgattaaaaaaaacaattgagtGATTAATTTCAAACCTAACCGATTGATAGAATTTTTTGGATCGTGTCAGAGAGGGTTGGGGCAGAAGTTGTGGAATGTGCATGCGTGATCGAGTTACCCGAATTAAAGGTTTGCTGTCGTGAAATTAAATACATTATATTCGAAATAATAAATTAGAGATcttttatttagcaaaaaaaaaaatagagatcttTTAAATTGGTGTGACATTTAATTCTGTCGAGGTGGGAATTTAATATTTCGCAGGGAAGGCAGAGACTCAAGGGGAAGCCACTATGCATGCTGGTGGAGTACCGATGATGATTTTAGCTGAGATATTTGGATTAATGATTTGGTTAATTAAGTTTTGGTTATGCACCGAAAATTCGGATTACGCAGACTTATTATTGGATTATACaatatttcaattgaaaatctGGTGGATTAGCTggaacaaataatataaatttctttGCTGCTAAAAAGTAGTActgcacatatatatatatatgaaagtttttttttcgaaaaacatatatattagtttttctcAGTGGTATATAGTATTAGTATATAGTATTTTCTACAAGTTTAAATTCGGGTGGTGAGACAACAACACCTTGTATTCTATGAGAAGTTGAGAAcctatatatatgaaaacataCACTATCTAGTTCTGTTTACGAGAGTAGACCACCTTCTTTTCTGACAGAGGAACTAATTACTTTGATGTtttcaaaagaaatttaaacACAGCAGTATTTGAACTAGAAATCATGACTAGACTTTAAATTCTATAGTACTTATTCTCTTTTGTGAGTATATCGTCCACTTTTTTTCAACTCTGGCATGGGAATCCGTGCAAGTCGGTGGTAACTTTCATtcaaccaaacacatagaaaagGAGTATTTAGCCAATTTATGAGGTCGAATACTGAAATTGTCGCTACTGTTGTATGTTATTACTCTCTTGTACCTAAACGTTCGTATAACAGTAATTATTGTATATACTGACATCTATATATGCTTGGAGTGGTAAACGGCGTCCCGCCCTGTACCGCAGTTAACAATAACAAAATTCTctacatattattatatatctataagtTTTTATAACTGTTTGTTCCACATCGTTCAATCCGCCGTTCAATCCGCAAATCACCATTCGGAGCCATGATATGTATTTCCTCTGTTTCaatatagatgatgttttagaagaattgttttgtttcaatttacatgaagttttgagattttaaggttactttaactttattggaaactgttcaaccaattagattaatctatcttttttataattggtcaactgactttaaaattatatatataaaatacttttttagAGAAAagtaattttcttaatctttgtgcattgAAGCataacatcaagtattatgaaataGAAGAAGTATTATctaatttaaaaccacaattatAAGAGACAAATAAATGATTTCCTAGGTCAAGAAGACAAGAGCTATGATTAGGATGTCCATTTGATATTGTAATTATAGATTATAAATAGTCTTCCACCCAATTCTGTTTGCCATGATTATGTTTTGCGATCATATTTTCTGAAGTCAAACTAAAACACACATCCCCACATAAACAAAAAGGCCTAACTCTTGCactaaattaacaaaataaaaactacgCCGTGTTGCTTTTTCTTCGTTTATTAACAAAAAGGCTCAGTGTTGCTTTTTCTTCGTTTTATTGTAGACCAATTTAACtatctaaatttatataacgtttgaccaaaaaaaatatatctatatttacataatactaggtgttttgcccgcacatgcgggcataatcgttttactaataattattaatatatgtattatgattTAAACACCATGATAACTTATTCTTTATATTcttaatcattttagttttttcgatttttatttcgGTCTATGTCTTCTTAACACaaatgaaaactttaaaactatGAAACCATAAGAGCATAATTACATATCAAATATTGCACACAATAAATCACTAAAACACACATAATccaagtaaaaacaaaataaataaaaattaaataaaaactaaagttcgATGATAATTtagaagattaaaaaaacaaattgagataataacaatatttcattggtttacttgataaatatatacattgacttatcttaatatttcataaatttacttttaataaaagaaaaatagataatgatagttttattattaaagttaatttatggttaattatataatgataaatcttattattcattaaaaatatatcaattttagCCGTTTTAGAAAATAAACCATTAAATACATGTTCATAACATAATTACAAGGAAACTCTTTAAActtaatattaaaacatatttttttatagattaaaCAGTAATAAAACATACACATGAAATAACTACCGAAGTAATTAAGAATAACTAATTCATAATTCCAAACTCCATGTAACAAAAACGATTTGTTCTTATACTACTTTCAAgctcaaagaaagaagaaaaacatagaacttcaactaaaaaacaaatatcaaaagtaCAAAATATAGATGTCAAAAACTATTATCGAGAAAATTTGGAATGAATGAGAAAAAtgaaactatataatttaaatcatcttacatcatatgaaaataagaattggtcctaacttgtttaaaataattataattttaattccaattataaattttgaaatcgttatattatttaaattaataaattaatgatttaagctaaaaactaataagaatcttgtgaaagttaaaataattataatcatagATCCAATGagaaatttcgaaatatttatattatctaaattaataaattgatgatttaatcttAAAGCTAATAAGCATATGACAAAttagcaaaattagctaaaatcaaagaatatatataaattaataaattgatgatttaatcaaaaaactaataagaatatgacaaataatcaaaattagcCAAACTCAAGAAGAATGTGACAAATCAGTAAAATCActtcataataataatacttatattatttaaattaataaattaataagttaagctaaaaattaataagaatGTTGTGAAAGTTAAAATGACTATAATCATAAATCCAATGagaaatttcgaaatatttatattatttaaatttataaattaattaggaagtttgaaatatttatattatctaaattaataagttgataatttaatttaaaatctaataagcatatgataaataagtaaaattagctaaaatcaaagaatattataaaattaataaattgatgatttaataaaaactaataagaatatgacaaataagcaaaattagctaaaatcaagGATATtgtgacaaatcagcaaaatcactttataaataataatatagaaaactaataagaatatgacaaataagcaaaattacctaaaatcatggaatacatgacaactaagcaaattacttcataaataaatttataaattaattaggaagtttgaaatatttatattatctaaattaataaattgataatttaatttaaaaatctaataagcatatgataaataagtaaaattagctaaaatcaaagaatattataaaaattaataaattgatgatttaataaaaactaataagaatatgacaaataagcaaaattagctaaaatcaagGATATtgtgacaaatcagcaaaatcacttcataaataataattaaaagtaaaaaaattccATGTGTACAAGTTTATATGGTAACATAAATACTTTTATTATGTAACATAAACTTAAAACACTAatgattttgaaatatttagtaataaatcaatattaaactattttatatgacaatttttttcaatataataaaattatatttgattgcgtaaaataaatctgaaacattattatatacaacatacatataggtatttatcttatataatttaaaactattttaaaaatatgtaaaataatattttgaataaccAAAATAAACTATTGTTATACAAtgataattatcaaaataatgaaattttcttttaatatatggttaattgtatattaacaaatataattattcgtTAACTTAATAAAGACTTTAcaacataatataaattatttttaaataatgataattaccAAATCAAtataattcgtttttaatttacAGTTATTCATAcattaatttgattttagtttCTGGTTAATTGATACaaactatttttagataattataatCATCTAACCTAAGAAATTTGTTTCTAAATTATggttgattatatattaattcgtTTTTAGTTTATGGTTAAGAATGTATGAATAAATTCAACTATTTATTAGATGTAGTAATAAATCATTAGGAAAAATcctaaaaatatgataaaaaaaattacctaaaatcatGGGGAATATGACAACTAAGCAAatttacttctcaaataatagtatagataagtAATAAGTTATTTATTCAAGAAACTACTTTAATTTACATTTacaaaaaactttattttagtttattgtgattttaatcaaagtaatttaaaaatttatagttgaAAACCTCCATTGTATTTAAGATTTTCAAATAAAGACGAAAGTAATTATTTCCACTAAAAAGAgagataaattatatttacattaattagctttatgaaagaaaaaaagtttctttCCATAAAATCACTATTTGCATGAGACTTATGAACACAGAACTGCACGGAAAGAATAAGTTTGACcttaatttgaattttatgttGATTAGAAGAGtctcttataaaaaaaaacaaaagaagagtcTCTTATCTGTTTATAAGTTTAGTTTTGAGGATTCTTGTGTTGCGTTCCAATACTTTATTCAAAGTTTGACAGCTGCATAGTCCACAGAACTCCTTAATCCAAAAGTAAAAACTGGTATGATTGCTCAATGATTTCTTAGGAGTCCGTGTTGCCCCCTTGAAGCTTAGCTCCTTGAGAACTCAAAGCTGGTGATCGTAGTCATATCACCTTGTGTATCTGTAGGTACACAGAGAAGAGCTGTAAATGTTTTGGACATATACGAGGTTGATGTCTGAGTGTTGGTTTCACATTTCTTTTGTCCATCTTTCATGTGGATGTGTACACCACATGGTGTTGATAAAGTGTTTGATACATCCAAGTCAAAGACTTACATGTTCATGTGTCATATCTTGAATGTTCTATCGTATGATTTGAAATTGGAGTGACATCTATTTTTCCccttttctaatattttaatcatGCTGGCTACTAAGTGATGAGAGTTTTCTTTTGTGCAGAAAGCCAATCTCAACGCTGGAGAATCAGGGAACTATGACAATGTCTACAAAATAACAAAGCATGAATTTTCAGTCTAGTGCTACATGCTTTAATACTTAATCTCACTTCCTACTCTGctccattttttttgttttgctttgagTTCTAATTCATTTTCTCAGTGTCCTCTTTTTGGTTCTTATGATCTTTGTATAATTCACTGAATGTAAGTCACAGTGATATGCTTTGTATAGTATGTTGCAGCTGAATACTTGGAAGTAACGCATGATCAAAAGACAAATTGTCTGGTAATAAAAGCTGCAACAATATTTGGTAAATGGGATGATAGTCCTTACTATGTTGCTGGTGAGTGGAACCAGCAAGACGAAAGTCAGTGATCCCGCATAAATGCCTCGTTTCTGTGGAGAAGGACCAAGCCACCACCTAATGTCACTAGACACAACTTAACCTCATTCTCCATCACCTTGAACGAGCTGACACCTGGATTTGTAACCTTTTCTATACTTGTGTTAACTCTCATGGATTTAGGAGATGCTTCCTCCGACAGACTCATAGCTCTAGGCTAAGACTGGACCAACGGCATCTGGCGAACGGTGAATATGAGAAGGCAAACTTAGAGAAACAAGGGTTAGAAAGAAGACAACGAATGGTACGTACGTTACCATTAACATTTCACTGGTCCATGATGATCTCTCTAGGCTGATCTTTTAACCTTGGACGACTGTTGTTTGTCTGTTACATTACGAGATCTCTTGCACTGTTATTCTGCAGTTGCGGCAACTTCAAGAAAGCCTGTGCAGACCTAGATGGTTCAAGAAACAAGGAGAAAGTGAAACGTTCAAGTACAGGGGCAGTATTGTGAAGCACGAGGACAACAGGAAGTGGGATGATTGCCCCGACATCTTGGGGGAGAGCAGCTAGCAGATTCTCGGTTTCATTTCAAGGTAATATACTCTCATCCTATCAGATCTTTAAGCATTATATGTACCTTGATAGAGAACCTGAAGtcagatttttttataacagTTTCGTTTCTTGCATTGAAGTCTGCTTAAGAGAAAAATTTTCATCCGGACATAAAGCCTCTGCATTTATCCCTCTAACGGAGAAAATTTTCATCCGTTTCTCGCATTGGGCCCGAGgccttttaattttataatatcagTTGGTgcacaaagaaaaagagaaaattttCATCCGGACAACATTGGAGTTGTTTACACAGAATCTTGAGATGGAGAATCAAAAGCTAATGTTCTGCTTGCAAGATGGGCATAGAAAAAGATATCAGAAAGGGTTTTTGCCTTTTTGGTTATATTCTTTTTGTAAGGATGTGTATTCATTATCTCCTAAGGTATCTGTATATTCGTATCTTTGTTTCTTTCCTATTAGTGAGAGCAATATGGGCCTCAACGTAACGGTCCATAGAAGTGGTGAAGAAGTAAGCCCAAGTCTTCCTCTAATTCAAAACAGAGTAAAGACAAATCAGAGCCGTTGCTCTGTGTACGAAGAGGAGGAGCTAGCGACGAGGAACCGATTTGATACCTTATCCAGACTGGTCAATGTCGACTCATAGACAGGCTGGCGAGAAGATAAGGCTCAGCCAATGATCTAGAGGGTTCTCATAGAGTTGTATATATTCGCTTGTAAGGTTTCATTGTAAAGCATCCGAAACagttataag
It encodes:
- the LOC108851447 gene encoding adenine phosphoribosyltransferase 3 is translated as MSGNKQEEDPRINGIKTKIRVVPDFPKKGIMFQDITTVLLDPKAFKDTIDLFVERYRDKNISVVAGIEARGFLFGPPIALAIGAKFVPLRKPKKLPGETIFEEYELEYGNDRLEMHVGAVEAGDRALVVDDLIATGGTLCAAINLLERVGAEVVECACVIELPELKGRQRLKGKPLCMLVEYR